The DNA window GGTGAAGACCGTCTTGTTGAAATTGGCCGAAAGGCTGAGGTTAGCGGTGCCAAGATTGCCCAGACCGGCCTTGTAGGTGCTGACGATATCGAGCCCGCGCGTGCGCGTGTCGGTCGCGTTGGAGAAATAGAAGCCCCCCGCCGAGGAGGTGATCCCGGCCGCCTGCAACACGCTGATCACCGTGCTGCCCTGCAGGGTGGAGGAGAGCAGGATGCGGTCCTTGATGCGGATCTGATAGGCGTCTACCGTCAGGTTGAAACGCGGCAGGGCGTTGAACACAAAGCCTAGCGAGTAATTGACTGAGCGCTCCGGCTTGAGCGGTCTGGCGCCTAGCGCGATCCCCGCCGGTGAATCCACCGGAAGGGCCGAAACGGGTAGCAATTGCCCGCCGACATTGATCGTGCTGGCCGAGGAATAATGCTCCTGCTGCAGGGTCGGCGCGCGAAAACCGGTGCTGGCGGTGCCGCGCAGGGCCAGGCCGCGCACCGGCTCCACCCGCAGCGAGGCCTTGCCGGTGTTGGTGGTGCCAAAGTCCGAATAGTCCTCATGGCGGCCCGCCAAAGCGACCTCGATGCCCCGGGCCAGCGTCTGCTCGGCGTTGACATAGGCGCTCCACGCATGACGGCGCCACAGGCCTGCCGAGCCGGGCGAGAAGCCGGTCACCCCCTGCGATCCGCTGGTGCGCAGCACGCCCGCCTGCGCGCCGCTGGTCGATCGGTAGCTGCCGTCGATGTAGGAGGCCGGTTCGCCCGCCTCGATGCCATAGGTGCTTTCGCGATATTCGCCGCCGACTGCCAGCGACAGCGGCTGGGCCGGGGCCCAGTGGATGTCCTTCTGCACATCCAGATTGGTGGTCCATTCGGTGGACTTCACCCGGCCGATGTAGAAATTGGTCGGGCTGGCCGGCCCCAGCGAGGCATTGAGCGCGGTGCTTTCGGTGTAGGACACCCGATCCTCGCCATAGGTGGTGGAGAGGTCGAAGCGAAAGCCGGTCTTGCCGGTGCTCTTCACGCCCAGCGCAAACTGGCCGTCATGGTCATAGACATGCAGGTGAGGGCTGTAGCCATTGGGAAAGACGTCGGGAATGTTGTTGGCCGCATCGGGCACGCGATAGGTGAGGAAGGCGTCATTGTGGCGATGGCTGAAGGTGCCGAAGCTGTAGACCTGCACCGCCCCCAGCGGCACGGTGAGGTCATAGCCCAGATTGAAGCCTTCGCTGGCCGGTTGGCCGCCCTTGTTGACGTTGCGATCGACGCTGGCTTCACGCGGGTCCGGGGTGCCGGTGGTGGCGGTGGAGAGTTGCCCGACGCGGGCGTAGAACTGGCTGGGGTTGGGGGCCGAGCGGATCGTGCGATCCTGCAGCCAGCTCTCGCCCGAGAGATGCACGCGCGCCTCGCCCAGCGCGAAACCCTTGTCGAAGGACCAGCGGCCCGTGGTGCCGCCGCCATCCTTCGTCGTGCCGCCCAGCAGCGAGCCGGTTCCCGATGTGTCGTCCTTCAGGATGATGTTGATGACCCCCGCGATCGCATCGGAGCCATATTGCGCCGAGGCGCCGTCGCGCAGCACCTCGATCCGGGCGATGCTGTTGGCGGGGATCAGATCGAGGTCGGCGGGTGACTGGCCGTTCTGGGTGGAGCCGTTGATGAACAGCGTTGCCGTGTTGTGGCGCCGCTTGCCGTTCACCAGAATGAGCACCTGATCGCCCGCCAGTCCGCGCAGCGACAGCGTCTTGACCGCGAAGCTGGCGCCCGACCCGCTGTTCGAGACATTGATCGAGGGGACCAGCGTGCCCAGCAGGTCGCGCACCGATTGCTTGCCGCTGGTTTGCAGATCCTTGGCGGAGAGCACATCAATGGGCGCAAGGCTTTCGGTGACGGTGCGTGCGCTCTGCCGCGTTCCGGTGACGATGATGGCGGTGCCGTCGCCGTCCGTCTCGGCATTGGCGGGGGCCGGTTCGGCGGCGCGGGCCGGGTTTGCAGTCAGCATCAGCGCCGCGCCGCACAGGAAAAGGGCGCGAGGGCGCCCGAAAGGCTTGTCCATGATTGTCCCCCATTGACGGTTGCGCCGCCGCTTTTTGAGCCTGGCGGAGCAGCAGGAGGGGCGATTAGTAATTCCTACTTAAAAACTAGGAATAAAGTTTTTCGATGCGGGAGGCAATGTGGGTTTTCAGGGGCTTGGCCGTTCCAGCCCATAGGAGGCAGGCGCGACAGGATGGCGGTTGAGGAAAGCCCCGAGAAACAGCGGTTTTGGCCGCATGCTTCGGTCAGTCGAGGGGTTGCGAAGAATAGGGCGTTGAGTGGGCGAAATAAATTCTTTGGTGATCAGGATGTTTTGGTAAGTTCATGGAAATGAAGAGGTATTTTTGAGAATTTGGATGCCATGCCTTCATCTTGAAGATTGCTGATAAGCAGTCATGAAAAGCTCAATTGAAATGGGGTGGTCCCGGTCATCTATCTGACGGCCCGCATGCAAGGCGGAAAGCCCCGCCTGCGCTGCTGTTCAGGAGCGATCGCTATGCCCATATCCTTCATCGGCCCCGCTGCCGCAGATGATCATGCCCTTTCCATCCGCGCCGGGTTCTATGAGAACCATGGCTTCGACCGCATCCTGATCGAACCCGATGGTGCATTGCTGCCCATTGGTACGGGGCATCTTCGGGCGGAGAAGGCCTCCGCGCCAGACCATGTTGAGCGCATCGACTCCAATGAAGCGTCCGCCGCCGATCTCCTGCTGGTGCCGCCGGGGCCACTGAAACAGGTGACTCAGGCCGTTCGCGCGGCGCGGCGGACCGCGGCGCATCAGGGGCGCTATCCGGGATTTCTGATCGCCGTGGCCCCCGTTCTGGGAGCAACCCCGGCGGCGGCCCGGCAGCGTGCCGCAGGTTTGACCATGCACCACGACGCCATTCCCCTGATCGGCACGCCCGAGCAGATCGCCCGCGCCCTGATGGATTTCTATGACATCGGCATCGAACACATCCTGCTGCGCGGCGCGCATCCGGAGCAGGATGCTGTGGAGTTTGGCCGCGACCTCATCCCGCTGATGCGCCGCAAGGTGGCGCAGCGCGATGGCATGTTGGCGATGCTGGCGGGGTGAGGTGATCCACAGCCCAAGGCGGCTGGCGCAGGTTCGACCCGGCCAGCCACCGTGGTTCAGCTCATTCCTGAGCAGCCAGCTTGTCCAGATCGCGGCGCACCATGGCCGAGCCCGCGTCGCCCTTGGTGAAGTTGACCAGCGTGGCGCCGGTGCGCTCGATGTTGCGCTGGGCGGCCTCGATGATCGGCTTGTCCTCGGTGAGGAAGGCGCGGTTGATCACGCCGACCAGATGCTGGGTTAGCTCGTCATTGTCGAGGTCGAAGTCGCGGGCCGAGATCCAGTAATAATGGGTGGAATTTTCGGTCTCGGGCGTCAGGATGTGGGCGGCGGGGGTGCGGATGCCGGTTTCACGCGCCGCGCCCGGCGCCATGATGCCCAGATCCAGCAGCAGATTGCTGGCGGGCAGCCACTTCATGTCGAGATATTTGTCCACCCGCTCGGTCTGGGTCCAGGCGCGCTTGTGCAGGGCGCTGGGCGGCAGATCGGGCCAGATGGCGTTGACCGAGACGCTGTTGCCCTCGCGCAGCACGGTGACCTGCTGCACCTCGGCGGCGCCGGGCTGGCCGACCGTGCCGGGGTGGATGTAATCGGCATGGGCAAGGTCCAGCAGATTGTCGATCACCAGGCGATAGTCGGCCTGGATATGCAGATAGCCGCGCCCGGTGGTGAATTTTTCGGGCGTGTTGAACCAGCTATAGTCGGGGATCTGCTCCGGGTCGGCCAGCGCCGCGTCTCCCGGCCAGATCCAGAGCATGCCATGGCGTTCCTCGATGGGGTAGGCGAGGCCTTTCAGCCGGTCGGGGGCGCCCTGAACATGCGGATTCTTGCGGCAGACGGCGCCGCGATCCAGCTCGATGCCGTGATAGGGACACACGATGTGATTGCCCGCCACCGTGCCAAGGCTGAGCGGCACGGCGCGATGGGGGCAGACATCCAGCAGCGCGCCCGCCACCCCGTCCTCGCCGCGAAACAGCACGACGGGATTGTTCAACATGGTGATGGCGCGCGGCGCCTGCCCCAATTCGCTCGCCCAGCCGGCCATATACCAGGCGTTTTTCACGAAAGTCATCGGCATCGTCCCTTTCTTTTATGGCGTGCCCCCGTCCGGACAGGGGGCACGCCTTGCATCAGTAATGATAACCCAAAGTCACGCCGAAGGTACGCGGTGCGCCCGGCACGACGGCGAAGTTGCTGCTCACCAGCGCGGCGGCGTAAGTGTATTGGTTGGTCAGATTGCGCACGAAGAGGTTGACGTCGTAATGCTTGTCGACCGAGGTCCAGTTCAGCGACATGTCGACCAGCGTATGCTGCCCCTGGCGGATGCTGTTGTCCGAGGCCATGGCGTAAGAGGCATTGTAGCGGCCATTGGCGCTGAGCGCGAAACTGCCCGCATTGGTCAGCAGCGTATAGGTGGCGCCCAGCGAGGATGAAAAGGGCGGCGCGAAGGGCAGCGCATAGCCCGCCAGATTGACATTCTGCTGGATGATCGCGCCGCCCGTGGGCCGGGGCGTGGCGATGGTGGTGCCGGGGAAGCTGACATATTTGCCGTCGAGATATTCAAAGCTGCCGTTGATCACCAGGCCCCTGAAGGGCGCGATGGTGAAATCGCCATCGACGCCATCGACACGCTCGCTGGCGGCGTTGAGCAGCAGCGCGGCGCTGGTCGCGGGCGGCACCAGCGAGCGGACCCGCACGTCCTTATAGGTGTAGTGGAAATAGGCCAGATTGGTGCGCAGGCGGTGGTTGAACCATTCCGATTTCAGCCCCGCCTCGGTGGCATAGAGCAGTTCGGGGCGCACCGGCGGATTGTTGAAGGCATTGGCGTTGAAGGCCCCCGATTTGAAGCCCAGATTGTGCGAGGCATAGAGGTGGATGTCGCGCGTCAGATCCTGCGCCAGCACGAAGCGATAGGTCAGCTTTTCGAAATGCAGGCTGGTGGGGATGCCGTTGGGATAGCCGGCAAAGGGCTGGCCCGGATAGAAGACGGTGCTGGCGGGCAGGGTCGTTACCGAATTGGGCTGCCCGGCCAGCGGGGTGACCTGCCCCGAAAGCGTCTTGCGCTCATTGGTGTAGCGCAGGCCGACGGTCAGGCGCGTCGCCTTGAAGAAGCGATAGGTGCCGTCGCCATAGACCGAGGCGGAAAAGGTGTTGGGAAAGCCGTCATTGCGGTTGGGCGCCACGGCGCCGGGCGCGCAGGTGTTGTTCACGCAGGTGTTGTAGGTATCGAGGCGAAGTTCGGTGCGATCCTGATAGTAGAAGGCGCCGCCCACCCAGTCGAGCCGCGATGACGACGGTTTCGAGGTGATCTGCAGTTCCTCGGTATAGGTCTGATTGTGTTCGTAGAAGGGGTTGTAGGTCGCCTGCTGCCCGGCCACCGGTTGACCCAGAATGGGCAGGCCACCCTGGAACAGCACATTGGCCGTGCTGGTCTGAAAGCCCGACAGGCTGGAGAGCGTGGCAAAGCCCAGATCCTGCTCGACCTTGACCGTGCCGATGTAGATGGTGGTCGGCGCCCCGGCATCGATGCGCGAGGCAAAGCGGTACTTGCCCAGATAGGGCGTGCCGTCGCTGCCCAGAGTACCGGGATAGACCTGATAGGCATAGCCGGTGTCGCGGTTGTTGTAATCGAAGATGAAACTGCCGGTGATCTTCGTATTGGCGCCCGGCTGCCATTTCAGCTTGGTTTCCACCCCGGTCTCGACCGATTTTTGCGCGTCATGACCATTGTAGGTGTTGATGCTCCAGCGATCGCTCTGCTTCTGGTGATAGACGGCGACGTTGAAACTCAGATTGTCGGTAATCGGCGTGGAGGCATACAATTGCCCCGTCGCCGTGTTGTAATTGGCATAGCCGATCGAAACGTCGAGCTTGGTCTTCTCGCCCGGATCGCGGGTGGTGACCGAGATCAGGCCGCCGGTGGCATTGCGGCCATAAAGCGTGCCCTGCGGACCTTTCAGCACCTCGATCCGGTCGATGTTGTTGAAGGAGGTGATGCCCGCGGTGGGGTTGGCCAGATAGAGGCCGTCGATATACATCGCGACCTGCGCCTCATTGAAGCCGGTGCTGGCCGAGCCGATGCCGCGCATATAGATGTTGTTGCCGCCCGAGGGCGTCACCACCAGACCCGAGACCAGGCTGGGCAATTGCAGCACGCCGGTGATGTTGTAGGTTTTCAGCGTCGCGGCGGGCACGGCGGCCACGGTGGCGGCGACCTGCTGCAGGCCGGTGCTGCGCCGCGTGGCGGTGACGACGATGTCCTTCAGACCCTGATCGTCGGCCTGTCCTGTCGCATCCGCCGTCTGCTTGGTGGCGGCGCTTTGCGCGGCGGCGACCGTGGGCAGACTGGCGATGGCGGCGCCGGTCAGCAGGAAGGTCTTGAAACGGCTCATGAAGTCTTCTCCCATTCTTCGGGATGTCAGGAGGCGCGCAAACGCCGGCTGCTCCCTTGTTGACGATGTGGATAGGATGGCGCCGCGTCGGGCGCGTGATCTCAAAATGATGCAGATGATGCCGTCGGCGGAGAGTTTCGCGATCACCTTGCGGGGAAGGGGGGGCGCGCAGCTTGCGCGGATGCCTGGCGCCGATGCCGTGCGCGATCGGCGCGGCGTAAGGATGGAGCTTTGCGGTCACCGATATCATGGGGCTTTGGCCGCCACACGATCGGGTCGAACTTCTTTCATTATATTCAGGACCCATGGGGATCATGGTTCGAATATTATGCCGAAATGGATTTTATCGACGACCATGCGCTGTGGACGCCGACCAATTATGCCATGGAAGACAGCCTGACCAGTTGGGGGCCAAAACTGCCCGAAGATTTGGTGCACAATTACGAAGTCAGCGAGGCCTTTGTGGCCAAAGAGGTCGCCCATGCCTCATAAGGGCAGCGATGTTTTGTAGACCACCGGCCGCAGGGCAAAGCTGGTGGTCACCTGCGAGACGCCGGGGATGCGGGTCAGTTTCTGGCGCAGGAAATCCTCGAAGGCGCCCAGGGATTCGAAAAGCACGCGCAATTGGTAATCGGAATCGCCGGTCATCATGTAGCATTCCATCACCTCGGGGAAACCGGCCACGGCTTCCTCGAAAAGCGCCAGATTGCGGTCATCCTGCCGGTCCAGCCGCACGCGGATAAAGGCGGTGACCGGCAGCCCGGCGGTGATCGGATCGACCAGCGCGACATAGCGGAAGATCACGCCGTCGCTCTCCAACTGGCGCAGGCGGCGCAGGCAGGGCGAGGGCGACAGGCCGACCCGGTCCGACAGATCCTGATTGGTCATCCGCCCGTCCGCCTGAAGCTCGTTGAGGATGCGCCGGTCGATCTGGTCAATGACTCGCGATGACATGGAATTCTCCGGATGATGGCATGATCTGCCACTGAATTTTCCAAATTGGTAGATCATGCCAAAAATCGAGTCAATCAGGGCATAGTTCGCAAGGACTCTCCGCAAGACCTGCGATAGGATCGCGCCAGAAAAGAGAGAGGGGAAAAATGCGGGAGTTGTCCATCCTGTCCGGCGCGCAGATTCTGGTGCGCACGCTGGTTGATCTGGGGGTCGACACGGTGTTCGGCTATCCGGGCGGCGCGGTGCTGCCGATCTATGACGCTTTGTTCGACGAGGCGCGCATCCGCCATGTGCTGGTCCGCCATGAGGCCGGCGCGGCCCATGCGGCAGAGGGCTATGCGCGCTCCAGCGGCAAGGTCGGTGTGGTGCTGGTCACCTCGGGGCCCGGCATCATCAATGCGGTGACCGGGCTGGCCGATGCGATGATGGATTCCATTCCCATCGTCGTGCTCAGCGGACAGGTTCCCACGCCGTTGATCGGCACCGATGCCTTTCAGGAATGCGATGCGGTGGGCATCACGCGCCACTGCACCAAGCACAATTATCTGGTGAAGGATGTGGGCAGGCTGGAAGGCGTGTTGCGCGAAGGCTTCCACATCGCGGGATCGGGGCGCCCCGGCCCCATCGCCATCGACATTCCCAAGGATGTGCAACTGGCCCGCGCCCCGTGGCCGGGCGATGCCGCGCCGATGCGCGCCTCCTACCGCCCGGCCTTTGCCGCCGAGGATCAGGCCGTGGCCCGCGCGGTGGAGATGCTGGCGCAAGCGCGGCGCCCGGTGTTCTACACCGGCGGCGGCGTCATCAATGCGGGAGCGCAGGCCAGCGCGGCCTTGCGTGAGATTGCCGCTTTGACCGGAGCGCCGGTCACCTCCACGCTGATGGGGCTGGGGGCTTTTCCCGCTTCCTCGCCGCAATGGCTGGGGATGCTGGGCATGCATGGCACCTATGAGGCCAATCTGGCGATGCATGAGGCCGATCTGATCGTGGCAGTGGGCGCGCGTTTCGACGATCGCGTGACGGGGCGGCTGGATGCCTTCGCGCCGCATGCGCGCAAGGTGCATATCGATATCGATCGCAGCTCCATCGGCAAGAATGTGCCCGTGGATCTGGCGATCAACGCCGATGCGGGGCAGGCGTTGCGCAGCATGATTGCAGCATGGCGGGGTGCCGGCCATCGGGCACTGGACCTCTCGC is part of the Novosphingobium sp. genome and encodes:
- a CDS encoding TonB-dependent receptor — encoded protein: MDKPFGRPRALFLCGAALMLTANPARAAEPAPANAETDGDGTAIIVTGTRQSARTVTESLAPIDVLSAKDLQTSGKQSVRDLLGTLVPSINVSNSGSGASFAVKTLSLRGLAGDQVLILVNGKRRHNTATLFINGSTQNGQSPADLDLIPANSIARIEVLRDGASAQYGSDAIAGVINIILKDDTSGTGSLLGGTTKDGGGTTGRWSFDKGFALGEARVHLSGESWLQDRTIRSAPNPSQFYARVGQLSTATTGTPDPREASVDRNVNKGGQPASEGFNLGYDLTVPLGAVQVYSFGTFSHRHNDAFLTYRVPDAANNIPDVFPNGYSPHLHVYDHDGQFALGVKSTGKTGFRFDLSTTYGEDRVSYTESTALNASLGPASPTNFYIGRVKSTEWTTNLDVQKDIHWAPAQPLSLAVGGEYRESTYGIEAGEPASYIDGSYRSTSGAQAGVLRTSGSQGVTGFSPGSAGLWRRHAWSAYVNAEQTLARGIEVALAGRHEDYSDFGTTNTGKASLRVEPVRGLALRGTASTGFRAPTLQQEHYSSASTINVGGQLLPVSALPVDSPAGIALGARPLKPERSVNYSLGFVFNALPRFNLTVDAYQIRIKDRILLSSTLQGSTVISVLQAAGITSSAGGFYFSNATDTRTRGLDIVSTYKAGLGNLGTANLSLSANFNKTVFTRVDAAPAVLAASGLVLIGRDRQGDFTLGTPRNKFIANVAWEKGPAALNLRATRYGSVTQVNASATGLDASIDPKVIVDLDVSYPLTSGIKLTVGANNLFNIYPNRLPVSLQGSGFSQYNTYSPYGVSGGFYYAKVAFTF
- a CDS encoding aromatic ring-hydroxylating dioxygenase subunit alpha; its protein translation is MPMTFVKNAWYMAGWASELGQAPRAITMLNNPVVLFRGEDGVAGALLDVCPHRAVPLSLGTVAGNHIVCPYHGIELDRGAVCRKNPHVQGAPDRLKGLAYPIEERHGMLWIWPGDAALADPEQIPDYSWFNTPEKFTTGRGYLHIQADYRLVIDNLLDLAHADYIHPGTVGQPGAAEVQQVTVLREGNSVSVNAIWPDLPPSALHKRAWTQTERVDKYLDMKWLPASNLLLDLGIMAPGAARETGIRTPAAHILTPETENSTHYYWISARDFDLDNDELTQHLVGVINRAFLTEDKPIIEAAQRNIERTGATLVNFTKGDAGSAMVRRDLDKLAAQE
- a CDS encoding TonB-dependent receptor — its product is MSRFKTFLLTGAAIASLPTVAAAQSAATKQTADATGQADDQGLKDIVVTATRRSTGLQQVAATVAAVPAATLKTYNITGVLQLPSLVSGLVVTPSGGNNIYMRGIGSASTGFNEAQVAMYIDGLYLANPTAGITSFNNIDRIEVLKGPQGTLYGRNATGGLISVTTRDPGEKTKLDVSIGYANYNTATGQLYASTPITDNLSFNVAVYHQKQSDRWSINTYNGHDAQKSVETGVETKLKWQPGANTKITGSFIFDYNNRDTGYAYQVYPGTLGSDGTPYLGKYRFASRIDAGAPTTIYIGTVKVEQDLGFATLSSLSGFQTSTANVLFQGGLPILGQPVAGQQATYNPFYEHNQTYTEELQITSKPSSSRLDWVGGAFYYQDRTELRLDTYNTCVNNTCAPGAVAPNRNDGFPNTFSASVYGDGTYRFFKATRLTVGLRYTNERKTLSGQVTPLAGQPNSVTTLPASTVFYPGQPFAGYPNGIPTSLHFEKLTYRFVLAQDLTRDIHLYASHNLGFKSGAFNANAFNNPPVRPELLYATEAGLKSEWFNHRLRTNLAYFHYTYKDVRVRSLVPPATSAALLLNAASERVDGVDGDFTIAPFRGLVINGSFEYLDGKYVSFPGTTIATPRPTGGAIIQQNVNLAGYALPFAPPFSSSLGATYTLLTNAGSFALSANGRYNASYAMASDNSIRQGQHTLVDMSLNWTSVDKHYDVNLFVRNLTNQYTYAAALVSSNFAVVPGAPRTFGVTLGYHY
- a CDS encoding Lrp/AsnC family transcriptional regulator; this translates as MSSRVIDQIDRRILNELQADGRMTNQDLSDRVGLSPSPCLRRLRQLESDGVIFRYVALVDPITAGLPVTAFIRVRLDRQDDRNLALFEEAVAGFPEVMECYMMTGDSDYQLRVLFESLGAFEDFLRQKLTRIPGVSQVTTSFALRPVVYKTSLPL
- the ilvB gene encoding biosynthetic-type acetolactate synthase large subunit codes for the protein MRELSILSGAQILVRTLVDLGVDTVFGYPGGAVLPIYDALFDEARIRHVLVRHEAGAAHAAEGYARSSGKVGVVLVTSGPGIINAVTGLADAMMDSIPIVVLSGQVPTPLIGTDAFQECDAVGITRHCTKHNYLVKDVGRLEGVLREGFHIAGSGRPGPIAIDIPKDVQLARAPWPGDAAPMRASYRPAFAAEDQAVARAVEMLAQARRPVFYTGGGVINAGAQASAALREIAALTGAPVTSTLMGLGAFPASSPQWLGMLGMHGTYEANLAMHEADLIVAVGARFDDRVTGRLDAFAPHARKVHIDIDRSSIGKNVPVDLAINADAGQALRSMIAAWRGAGHRALDLSPWWDRIDGWRARDCLAFEQPPEGIAPQAALQALWRQVAHLDPIVSTEVGQHQMWAAQHLGFEAPRRWLTSGGLGTMGYGLPAAIGAQAANPQALVIDVSGDASFQMNMQEMSTAVQFRLPVKIFLLNNELLGMVRQLQDVDYGGRYAASYSESLPDFVAVAQAYGWHGLRIDDPADLEAGIAEMIAHPGPVLVDVRVARFDNCYPMVPSGAAHNQMLLGPHDRLPDRRMLAQDAEALL